One window from the genome of [Clostridium] celerecrescens 18A encodes:
- a CDS encoding YwbE family protein, producing MNGQNRIDIKIGATVKIVLKSDQRTGKLTEGIVGKILTNSSFHPHGIKVMLTNGQVGRVQEIL from the coding sequence ATGAACGGACAAAATAGAATTGATATTAAAATAGGTGCAACAGTAAAAATTGTATTGAAATCTGACCAAAGAACCGGAAAACTAACAGAGGGAATTGTTGGAAAAATACTGACAAACAGTAGCTTTCATCCTCATGGTATCAAAGTGATGTTAACGAATGGACAAGTGGGGAGAGTCCAGGAAATATTATGA
- a CDS encoding damage-control phosphatase ARMT1 family protein has product MRLHDKCLPCVVNQAIKVADITGLNTKEELLREVFTYLSKMNFHETTPEIIGEIFDMIKRHTNNPDPYKETRNYYNTLFMKMLPEFERKIEQAENSFMLAIRYAIVGNIIDFNPIHNTLLEDIYDCFEKMEQLELAINDSHALMKDISNAGTLLYLGDNCGEICMDKILLKKIKEQNPNVKLFFGVRGKPVVNDSISEDAYSVGIDEYAEVVDNGDGSLGTVLNRTSPAFKEVYNNADIVIAKGQANYECLSEENKNIYFLLMTKCEVIAKDIGVEEKKMICMKNKSWKN; this is encoded by the coding sequence ATGAGATTGCATGATAAATGTTTACCATGTGTTGTTAATCAAGCTATTAAAGTAGCGGATATCACCGGACTTAATACAAAGGAAGAGTTATTAAGAGAAGTTTTCACTTATCTTAGCAAAATGAACTTTCATGAAACTACTCCAGAAATTATAGGTGAAATCTTTGACATGATTAAAAGACATACGAATAATCCAGACCCATATAAAGAAACAAGAAATTACTACAATACTTTGTTTATGAAAATGCTACCTGAATTTGAGAGAAAGATTGAGCAGGCTGAAAATTCGTTTATGTTAGCAATTCGATATGCTATTGTTGGTAATATCATAGATTTCAATCCTATACACAATACGTTATTAGAGGATATTTATGATTGTTTTGAAAAAATGGAACAATTAGAATTAGCAATTAATGATTCTCATGCACTGATGAAAGATATTTCAAATGCAGGAACTTTGTTATATTTAGGTGATAATTGTGGAGAAATCTGTATGGATAAGATTCTTTTAAAAAAAATTAAAGAACAGAATCCTAATGTAAAATTGTTTTTTGGAGTACGAGGGAAACCTGTTGTAAATGATTCTATATCTGAAGACGCATATTCTGTAGGGATTGATGAATATGCAGAGGTTGTAGATAATGGGGATGGTTCCCTTGGGACTGTCCTTAATCGAACGAGTCCTGCATTCAAAGAAGTTTATAATAATGCTGATATAGTAATTGCCAAAGGGCAAGCAAACTATGAATGTTTGAGTGAAGAAAATAAAAATATCTATTTCCTGTTGATGACCAAATGTGAAGTAATTGCAAAAGATATCGGTGTCGAGGAAAAGAAAATGATCTGTATGAAAAACAAATCTTGGAAAAACTAA
- a CDS encoding AAA family ATPase, with amino-acid sequence MARGIIIFGSAGSGKTTLGRMVANKLGFPYFDIDDYIWRKDTDKPFTVMYTRDEKINRLMTDISKGNYFVMAGSMDSFNAPFVPLFDLAAHITASVETRIDRIHKREYEIFGERIMKGGDMYEGHCRFLDNSARYDLDGSPCMKTHMQWANSLPCKVLQLSGHEDLNKNVAILVQEYLKLGFTK; translated from the coding sequence ATGGCAAGAGGGATTATTATTTTTGGTTCAGCAGGTTCAGGGAAAACAACATTGGGAAGAATGGTTGCTAATAAGCTTGGTTTTCCATATTTTGATATAGACGATTATATATGGAGAAAAGATACTGATAAACCTTTCACAGTTATGTATACTCGTGATGAGAAGATAAATAGGTTAATGACAGATATATCGAAAGGAAATTATTTTGTGATGGCAGGTTCCATGGATAGCTTTAATGCACCATTTGTCCCATTGTTCGATTTGGCAGCACATATCACTGCTTCTGTCGAAACAAGAATTGACCGGATTCATAAGAGAGAATATGAAATATTCGGAGAAAGAATCATGAAAGGTGGAGATATGTATGAGGGGCATTGCCGTTTTCTTGATAACTCAGCCAGATATGATTTGGATGGCTCTCCATGTATGAAGACACATATGCAGTGGGCTAATTCTTTACCTTGTAAAGTGCTGCAGCTGAGCGGACATGAGGATTTAAACAAGAATGTCGCTATACTAGTTCAAGAATATTTAAAGCTGGGTTTTACAAAATGA
- a CDS encoding helix-turn-helix domain-containing protein: MVSSGIFSNNTKRQSGTTAPVFELSYTRKNYIYGEVNRVPVELRPGYSSLGFLGEACAHSEYNSGEEVQLYSIWVSPYTFDGFCEAVCGTSNIGFRSFQKNTYSCCSFKSDAREESIINKLDLSLIKETNQINRLLLESYILELLSINIERLICKDNSKEYVGRLSRADMDRLTYAREILLNRLESPPTLLELSRIIHMNDCKLKRSFKQYFGKTVYEFIREQRLEKAFALLEQGEHNVSESAFAVGYTNVSHFSEAFQKRFGILPRVLIRSFDAK, translated from the coding sequence ATGGTATCCTCTGGTATATTTTCCAATAATACAAAGAGACAATCTGGCACCACAGCCCCTGTGTTTGAACTAAGCTATACACGAAAAAATTACATATATGGCGAGGTAAATCGTGTACCAGTGGAGCTTCGGCCCGGATATTCGTCGCTGGGTTTTTTAGGAGAGGCCTGCGCACATTCAGAATACAACAGTGGCGAAGAAGTTCAGCTATACTCTATTTGGGTTAGCCCTTACACGTTCGATGGTTTTTGTGAAGCGGTTTGTGGTACAAGCAATATTGGGTTCCGCTCTTTCCAAAAAAATACGTATTCTTGCTGCAGCTTTAAAAGCGATGCCCGGGAAGAAAGCATAATCAACAAATTGGATCTGAGTTTGATAAAAGAAACGAATCAAATAAACAGACTTCTGTTAGAAAGCTATATTTTAGAGCTGTTATCCATTAATATAGAAAGGTTGATTTGCAAAGATAACAGTAAGGAATATGTAGGCAGGCTATCCAGAGCAGATATGGATCGTTTGACTTATGCACGTGAGATACTTCTGAACCGGCTGGAGTCACCTCCAACATTGTTAGAATTATCCCGGATAATCCATATGAATGATTGTAAATTAAAACGTTCTTTCAAGCAGTATTTTGGGAAAACCGTTTATGAGTTTATTCGGGAGCAGCGGCTTGAAAAAGCATTTGCGTTGTTAGAGCAAGGGGAACATAACGTGAGTGAATCAGCCTTCGCTGTGGGGTATACAAACGTAAGCCATTTCTCGGAAGCGTTTCAAAAGAGATTCGGAATTCTTCCGCGCGTCCTGATTCGATCTTTTGACGCAAAATAA
- a CDS encoding FMN-binding protein, which yields MICTSGRIAIVCFGNMFDELTWEVDAVASATVTSDAIKAAVKDCIEQAKSK from the coding sequence ATGATATGTACATCTGGGCGTATTGCTATTGTTTGTTTCGGAAATATGTTTGATGAGCTAACCTGGGAGGTGGATGCGGTTGCCTCTGCTACGGTGACCAGTGATGCAATCAAGGCTGCGGTAAAGGACTGTATAGAACAGGCTAAGAGCAAATAG
- a CDS encoding ABC transporter ATP-binding protein has translation MKNLILYAKKYKKEFILAVICIEAETIFELVIPMIMADIIDVGVANGDRNYIFLKGFQMVFFAVLSLFLGHACARYTAICGNGVGAQIRMAEFQKMQTYSFANTDRFSTPSLVTRLTSDITTIQNSITNGMRPGFRSPVMMMTALIVSFRLNAELAVVFLIAAPVLAVILFTIIKNVRPLYAKMQGAVDLVNRIIQENLIAIRVVKAYVRGDYEISKFKEGNMNLQNSSERSFSLAALNMPALQFVMYGTILSILWFGGNLVMIGNMKVGALTSFLSYVLQVLNSLMMFSNVFLLFTRSLTSWKRISEVLEEEPTINDDRAKDITIKEGRIRFEHVYFKYKEDAKEYVLSDISFEIGPGETVGIIGQTGAAKSTLVQLIPRLYEATAGNIIIDGYPIYEYTQDHLRDSIAMVLQKNTLFSGSVKENLYWGNEDATDEEIEKACSIACVNEFIGRLDHGYDTELGQGGVNVSGGQKQRLCIARAILKAPKVLILDDSTSALDTETEAKIKEGLEKSLPGMTKIIISQRISSIMDADQILILDDGKINAIGTHDQLLADNEIYQDIYFSQQKGGGQS, from the coding sequence ATGAAAAATTTAATTCTCTATGCAAAAAAATACAAAAAAGAATTCATTCTTGCGGTCATCTGTATTGAGGCGGAAACCATTTTTGAATTAGTTATTCCCATGATTATGGCTGATATCATTGATGTGGGAGTTGCTAACGGTGATAGAAATTACATATTTCTAAAAGGATTTCAAATGGTTTTCTTTGCCGTTCTTTCTCTTTTTCTGGGGCATGCATGCGCCCGGTATACCGCGATCTGCGGAAATGGTGTGGGAGCTCAGATCCGAATGGCAGAGTTTCAAAAAATGCAGACTTATTCATTTGCTAACACGGACCGGTTCAGCACCCCTTCTCTGGTAACAAGGCTTACAAGCGATATTACCACAATCCAGAATTCCATTACAAACGGTATGCGTCCCGGTTTTCGTTCTCCAGTGATGATGATGACTGCACTGATCGTGTCCTTCCGGTTGAATGCGGAACTGGCTGTGGTATTTTTAATTGCAGCCCCCGTACTGGCCGTCATCTTATTTACAATCATCAAAAATGTAAGACCCTTATATGCAAAAATGCAGGGAGCCGTTGATCTTGTGAACCGGATCATTCAGGAGAATCTCATAGCTATCCGCGTGGTAAAAGCTTATGTCCGGGGCGATTATGAGATAAGTAAATTTAAAGAGGGAAATATGAATTTACAGAATTCTTCCGAAAGGTCCTTTTCCCTGGCGGCCTTAAATATGCCTGCCTTACAGTTTGTTATGTACGGGACCATATTAAGTATCCTTTGGTTTGGCGGTAACCTGGTTATGATCGGTAACATGAAGGTAGGTGCCCTGACGAGCTTTCTTAGCTACGTATTGCAGGTGCTTAATTCCCTTATGATGTTTTCCAATGTTTTTCTTTTATTTACCCGTTCCTTGACCTCATGGAAGAGGATTTCAGAGGTCTTAGAGGAAGAACCGACCATCAATGATGACCGTGCAAAGGATATCACCATCAAGGAAGGAAGGATCCGGTTTGAACATGTATATTTTAAATATAAGGAAGATGCAAAGGAATATGTTCTTTCCGATATTTCCTTTGAGATTGGACCCGGTGAGACCGTAGGAATCATTGGTCAGACAGGTGCCGCCAAAAGTACCCTGGTGCAGCTGATTCCAAGGCTCTATGAGGCGACAGCCGGTAATATTATCATAGACGGCTATCCCATATACGAGTATACTCAGGATCACCTAAGGGATTCCATTGCCATGGTGTTACAGAAGAACACTCTTTTTTCCGGCTCAGTGAAGGAAAATCTTTACTGGGGAAATGAGGATGCAACGGACGAAGAAATAGAGAAGGCATGCAGCATTGCCTGTGTTAACGAATTTATCGGCCGCCTGGATCATGGATATGATACGGAGCTGGGGCAGGGAGGCGTTAACGTCTCAGGCGGGCAGAAACAGCGGCTATGCATTGCAAGAGCGATTTTAAAAGCGCCAAAGGTACTTATTCTGGATGATTCTACAAGCGCCCTTGACACCGAGACAGAAGCAAAGATTAAAGAGGGCCTGGAAAAATCTCTTCCCGGTATGACAAAGATTATTATCAGCCAGCGGATCTCGTCTATCATGGATGCCGATCAGATTTTGATCCTTGATGACGGAAAGATAAATGCCATTGGAACTCATGATCAGCTGCTGGCAGACAATGAAATATATCAGGATATTTATTTTTCCCAGCAGAAAGGAGGCGGCCAGTCCTGA
- a CDS encoding ABC transporter ATP-binding protein, translating to MMKNTGHVRPQNTKKVLVKLLRYIGHYKLSMLVIAILVSVSAFSGIMGTYLLKPVINEYILPGNIPGLVRMIVIMGLIYLAGAISCLLYNRMMVRVSQQVVSEIRIDLFRHTQKLPLEFFDTRTHGDLMSHFTNDVDTISEALNNSFTLLIQSFITSTGTIIMLILLDWKLSLIVVFFLLIMLIYIRHNGTLSKRYFAEQQKNLGNINGYVEEMVEGQKVEKIFRHEKQDLKKFCELNEKLRISSTMAATYTGITVPTIVSLSYINYAISACVGGLFALSGLINMGTLASYLVYVRQSAMPMNQFTMQINFLMVALASAEKIFHMMEEEPEYDEGTVTLKRVEQEADGSLKETDIYTGAFAWKVPDRDHGYLLVPLKGDVRFHDVVFGYTGGNTILNSISLYAKPGQKIAFVGSTGAGKTTIINLINRFYELNGGTITYDGIDIRNIKKDALRRSISLVIQDTHLFTGSIADNIRYGRLNASREDILAAAKIANADSFIRRLPNGYDTMLESDGSNLSQGQRQLIAIARAAISQPPVLVMDEATSSIDTRTEKLIEKGMDALMKDRTVFVIAHRLSTVRNSDAILVLEKGEIIERGSHDELLQEKGKYYQLHTGQFELE from the coding sequence CTGATGAAGAATACCGGACATGTAAGACCCCAAAATACAAAAAAAGTTCTTGTTAAACTTTTGAGATACATTGGCCATTATAAGCTTTCCATGCTGGTCATAGCGATCCTGGTCAGCGTCAGTGCATTTTCCGGAATCATGGGAACCTATCTGCTGAAACCGGTCATAAACGAATATATTCTGCCGGGTAATATACCCGGTCTTGTGAGAATGATTGTTATCATGGGACTGATTTATCTGGCGGGAGCTATTTCCTGTCTGCTTTATAACCGGATGATGGTCCGTGTTTCCCAGCAGGTGGTCAGTGAGATAAGGATTGACTTATTCCGCCATACCCAGAAGCTTCCTTTAGAATTTTTTGATACCCGTACACATGGGGATTTAATGAGTCATTTTACAAATGATGTCGACACCATCTCGGAAGCACTCAATAACAGCTTTACATTGCTGATCCAGAGCTTTATTACTTCCACAGGTACCATTATCATGCTGATTCTCCTGGACTGGAAGCTGTCATTAATCGTTGTATTTTTTCTCCTGATTATGTTAATATATATTCGTCACAATGGAACGCTGAGCAAAAGGTATTTTGCTGAACAGCAGAAGAATCTGGGAAATATTAATGGTTATGTTGAGGAGATGGTGGAAGGCCAGAAGGTAGAAAAGATATTCCGCCATGAAAAACAGGATTTAAAAAAGTTTTGTGAGCTGAACGAGAAATTGAGGATTTCCTCAACAATGGCTGCAACTTATACGGGCATTACCGTTCCTACGATAGTTTCTCTTTCTTATATTAATTATGCTATTTCTGCCTGCGTGGGGGGATTGTTCGCTCTGTCCGGACTGATTAATATGGGAACACTGGCCTCTTATCTGGTTTATGTCAGGCAGAGTGCCATGCCTATGAACCAGTTTACCATGCAGATCAACTTTCTCATGGTAGCGCTGGCCAGTGCGGAAAAGATCTTTCATATGATGGAGGAAGAGCCTGAATATGATGAAGGAACCGTCACCTTAAAGAGGGTGGAGCAGGAGGCGGATGGGAGCCTTAAGGAAACGGATATTTATACCGGTGCATTTGCCTGGAAAGTTCCTGACAGAGATCATGGATATCTTCTTGTCCCTCTAAAGGGAGATGTCCGGTTTCACGATGTGGTTTTCGGTTATACAGGCGGAAATACAATTTTAAACAGCATAAGCCTGTATGCCAAGCCTGGTCAGAAAATCGCATTCGTAGGTTCTACCGGTGCGGGAAAGACGACTATCATCAACCTGATCAACCGATTTTATGAATTAAATGGAGGCACCATAACCTACGATGGAATCGATATCCGAAACATAAAAAAAGATGCTTTACGGCGTTCTATCTCTCTGGTCATTCAGGACACCCACTTATTTACCGGAAGCATTGCAGATAATATCCGATATGGAAGATTGAATGCTTCCCGTGAAGACATACTGGCTGCCGCAAAAATCGCTAATGCGGATTCCTTTATTAGACGTCTTCCTAATGGATACGATACTATGTTAGAAAGTGACGGCAGCAATTTATCACAGGGGCAGAGGCAGCTGATTGCCATCGCCAGGGCTGCCATATCACAGCCGCCTGTTCTTGTCATGGATGAAGCCACCAGCTCCATTGATACACGAACGGAAAAACTCATAGAAAAAGGGATGGATGCCCTTATGAAAGACCGGACGGTATTCGTCATTGCCCACAGACTTTCCACCGTAAGAAACTCAGATGCCATCCTGGTTCTTGAAAAAGGAGAGATTATTGAGCGGGGCAGTCATGACGAATTGCTGCAGGAAAAAGGGAAGTATTATCAACTGCATACCGGGCAGTTTGAATTAGAATGA
- a CDS encoding MarR family winged helix-turn-helix transcriptional regulator, with protein sequence MKQHNVRELLVREEKARKQIISPLLSNIGLTPGQGHARILYHLLQKDHITQKELADRCHFDTATMSRNIDKLQDMGFLLRENNPDCRRSVLISLTEKGVVEAEEVRKVFKQFEELICSDIPEDEIAVFCKVLMKMCDNLEAY encoded by the coding sequence ATGAAGCAGCATAATGTGAGAGAGCTATTGGTCCGTGAAGAAAAAGCCAGGAAACAGATAATTTCTCCGCTTCTGTCAAATATCGGATTGACGCCTGGACAGGGACATGCAAGGATCTTATATCATCTTTTACAAAAAGACCATATCACCCAAAAAGAGCTGGCAGACCGATGCCATTTCGATACGGCTACCATGTCAAGAAATATAGACAAACTGCAGGATATGGGGTTCCTGCTCAGGGAAAATAATCCGGACTGCAGACGTTCCGTTCTGATCAGCCTTACAGAAAAAGGGGTTGTTGAAGCAGAAGAGGTAAGAAAAGTTTTCAAGCAGTTTGAAGAACTTATCTGCTCTGATATACCTGAAGACGAAATAGCTGTATTCTGTAAAGTGTTAATGAAAATGTGCGACAATCTGGAAGCTTATTAA
- a CDS encoding AraC family transcriptional regulator → MEWIEGLNKSINYIEEHLTEEIDYEQLGKIACCSVYHFQRMFAYMANVPLSEYIRRRRMSLAAVDLLNGNNKIIDVALKYGYHSPTAFNRAFQSIHGIAPSRIKESGATVKSYPPISFKIIIKGVDELNYRIEKKDPFRIVGTAQSLNREIEKNFEIVPQMWSKAAMDGTIPKLASMADGCPGGILGVSICNDLEEWRYFIAAASTKEADDTLEEYTVSSFTWAIFYGEGQCPHAIQELEKRIVTEWLPTSGYEYDNGPDIEVYLNSDPQNARFEVWIPVIKK, encoded by the coding sequence ATGGAATGGATCGAGGGATTAAACAAATCAATTAACTATATTGAGGAACATTTAACAGAAGAAATAGACTATGAGCAGTTAGGAAAAATCGCATGTTGTTCTGTTTATCACTTTCAGAGAATGTTCGCATATATGGCAAATGTACCTTTATCTGAATATATCCGGCGCAGGCGTATGTCCTTGGCGGCGGTGGATCTGCTGAACGGGAATAATAAAATTATTGATGTTGCTCTTAAATATGGATATCACTCTCCCACTGCATTTAACCGGGCATTTCAAAGCATCCATGGAATAGCGCCATCTCGTATAAAAGAAAGCGGCGCAACCGTAAAGTCATATCCACCTATCAGCTTCAAAATTATTATAAAAGGAGTGGATGAATTGAATTATCGAATTGAAAAGAAGGATCCGTTTCGGATTGTAGGCACTGCACAATCCCTGAACCGGGAAATTGAAAAGAATTTTGAAATAGTACCTCAAATGTGGAGCAAGGCTGCTATGGACGGAACGATCCCTAAATTAGCCTCCATGGCAGATGGCTGCCCTGGAGGAATATTAGGAGTCAGCATCTGCAATGACCTGGAAGAATGGCGGTACTTTATAGCCGCAGCCAGCACGAAAGAAGCTGATGATACATTGGAAGAATATACGGTTTCCTCTTTCACCTGGGCCATATTCTATGGAGAAGGCCAATGCCCCCATGCAATACAAGAACTAGAGAAGCGGATTGTAACCGAATGGCTTCCCACTTCTGGATACGAATATGATAATGGACCGGATATTGAGGTCTATTTAAATTCTGACCCACAGAATGCAAGATTTGAAGTATGGATTCCCGTTATTAAAAAATAA
- a CDS encoding methylated-DNA--[protein]-cysteine S-methyltransferase: MKYWEVYESKIGPLTILCDDEALLRIDFGRTEPENAVRERTELIRKTEGQLEEYMAGKRTVFDLPLKPEGTEFQKKVWNALLMIPYGKTKSYKDIAVMVDNPKGCRAVGMANNRNPIPVIIPCHRVIGANGSLIGYGGGLDIKVKLLDLERTEAS, encoded by the coding sequence ATGAAGTACTGGGAAGTTTATGAGAGCAAAATAGGACCTCTTACCATTCTATGTGATGATGAAGCTCTTCTTAGAATTGATTTTGGGAGGACGGAGCCTGAGAATGCCGTAAGGGAGCGGACAGAGCTGATCCGGAAAACAGAAGGCCAATTGGAGGAATATATGGCTGGAAAGAGAACGGTGTTTGATCTGCCTCTTAAACCAGAGGGAACGGAATTTCAAAAAAAGGTTTGGAATGCTTTGTTGATGATTCCATACGGAAAGACGAAAAGCTATAAGGATATTGCGGTCATGGTTGATAATCCCAAAGGCTGCCGTGCGGTTGGCATGGCAAATAACCGCAATCCCATACCTGTCATCATTCCTTGCCACCGGGTGATAGGGGCCAACGGAAGCCTGATAGGATATGGCGGGGGCCTGGATATTAAAGTGAAGTTACTGGATCTGGAGCGCACAGAAGCTTCCTAA
- a CDS encoding ATP-binding cassette domain-containing protein, translated as MELKVNQLSKSFGTLNVFMQVNLSLHSGQVYCLMGSSGSGKTTFFRILLGLEEADSGSMEGLQGIRASAVFQENRLCESFTPVDNITMVIPGRSSRSRKQARGELLRLLPEEALSRPVSTLSGGMKRRVAIIRALSVPCDMILMDEPFTGLDENTKRTVIQYIKEKTRDKLVIISTHQEEDVALLNGTLIKL; from the coding sequence ATGGAACTAAAGGTAAATCAACTGTCCAAATCCTTTGGGACTCTTAACGTATTTATGCAGGTGAATCTTTCCCTTCATTCCGGCCAGGTCTACTGTCTCATGGGTTCCTCAGGATCCGGGAAAACCACATTCTTCCGGATCCTTCTGGGACTTGAAGAAGCCGATTCCGGATCCATGGAAGGACTTCAGGGCATAAGAGCCTCCGCCGTGTTTCAGGAAAACCGTCTGTGTGAGTCATTTACCCCGGTAGACAACATTACCATGGTAATCCCCGGTCGTTCCTCCCGAAGCAGAAAACAGGCCAGAGGAGAGCTTTTAAGGCTTCTTCCGGAAGAGGCCTTATCCCGCCCCGTATCTACCTTAAGCGGGGGAATGAAGCGCCGGGTTGCCATTATAAGAGCCTTGTCGGTCCCTTGTGACATGATTTTAATGGACGAACCCTTTACTGGACTTGATGAGAACACAAAACGAACCGTAATTCAATACATCAAAGAAAAGACCCGTGACAAACTGGTCATCATAAGCACCCACCAGGAGGAAGATGTGGCACTCCTTAACGGCACCCTTATAAAACTGTAA
- a CDS encoding ABC transporter permease has product MKPTALPAKKAGIIFLWLLAWQAVSLSVHNSIILVGPLEVIQALWIQRAMSGFWITIALSFGKISLGFLMAFGSGILAGGAAWRFPLLRDLLEPLMSLIKSVPVASFVILALIWVGSENLSVFIAFLVVFPIIYINTIAGFMSTDPKLLEMSRVFRMQGKKKLLYIYRPALLPYLISGCRVALGMGWKSGVAAEVIGVPSHSIGEKLYMAKIYLSTADLFAWTLVIIVISALFEKFFLCLLSLASPGRKFHKKKEA; this is encoded by the coding sequence ATGAAACCAACAGCCCTCCCGGCTAAAAAGGCCGGTATCATCTTTCTCTGGCTTCTTGCGTGGCAGGCAGTTAGTCTGTCCGTGCACAACAGCATCATACTGGTAGGCCCTTTGGAGGTAATCCAGGCTTTATGGATCCAGAGGGCCATGTCCGGCTTCTGGATAACCATTGCCCTCTCCTTTGGAAAGATAAGTCTTGGATTCCTTATGGCCTTTGGCTCAGGAATCCTGGCCGGGGGAGCTGCATGGCGTTTCCCTCTTTTAAGGGATTTACTGGAACCGCTTATGTCCCTGATAAAGTCGGTTCCGGTAGCTTCCTTTGTCATACTGGCCCTGATCTGGGTTGGTTCTGAAAATTTATCCGTTTTTATTGCCTTTCTTGTGGTATTCCCCATCATTTACATAAATACCATTGCAGGATTTATGAGTACCGATCCAAAGCTTTTGGAAATGTCCCGGGTGTTCCGTATGCAAGGCAAAAAGAAGCTCCTTTATATATACCGCCCCGCCCTTCTTCCCTACCTCATAAGCGGCTGCAGGGTGGCTTTGGGCATGGGCTGGAAATCTGGGGTTGCCGCTGAAGTGATCGGCGTCCCAAGCCATTCCATCGGTGAAAAACTCTATATGGCAAAAATTTATTTAAGCACTGCGGACCTTTTTGCCTGGACCCTGGTGATTATCGTAATCAGTGCCCTTTTTGAAAAATTCTTTTTATGTCTTTTAAGCCTTGCAAGTCCCGGCCGGAAATTCCATAAAAAAAAGGAGGCTTGA